Proteins encoded by one window of Lates calcarifer isolate ASB-BC8 linkage group LG5, TLL_Latcal_v3, whole genome shotgun sequence:
- the LOC108887375 gene encoding C-type lectin domain family 17, member A produces MAVFFSSESDTNFETGEYQQFPRSEPEDAAKEKTDKPKFRHLRVVLLSFGLLCVLQAVLNISLRLALSESSDKGETEEDGCPESWLMFGSSCYYISSQRKSWDDSRQYCEQRDADLVIINNRQEQAFLTGFTAAAWVGMTDRAVEGTWIWVDGTPVNKDGLQWAPGQPDGAFGGEDCSDLRTMNDFIGLNDLNCSTRIQWICEKTLF; encoded by the exons ATGGCTGTCTTCTTCAGCAGTGAGTCTGATACCAACTTTGAAACTGGTGAATATCAGCAGTTCCCCAGATCTGAACCTGAGGATGCTGCTAAAGAAAAGACTGACAAACCAA AGTTTAGACATCTCAGGGTGGTTCTGCTGAGCTTTGGGCTGCTGTGTGTTCTTCAAGCCGTTCTTAACATCTCTCTGAGACTTGCTCTGAGTGAATCTTCTGATAAAG gtgagacaGAGGAAGATGGCTGTCCAGAGAGCTGGCTGATGTTTGGTTCCAGTTGTTACTACATCTCttcacagaggaagagctgGGATGACAGCCGGCAGTACTGTGAGCAGAGAGACGCTGACCTGGTCATCATCAACAACAGACAGGAACAG GCCTTCCTCACTGGATTCACCGCGGCAGCGTGGGTCGGTATGACTGACAGGGCGGTGGAAGGTACTTGGATCTGGGTGGATGGAACACCAGTGAACAAAGATGG TCTGCAGTGGGCACCTGGACAGCCTGATGGCGCGTTTGGAGGAGAAGACTGCAGTGACCTACGTACAATGAATGATTTCATCGGCTTGAATGACTTAAACTGTAGCACCAGGATCCAGTGGATCTGTgagaaaacattgttttag
- the LOC108887368 gene encoding H/ACA ribonucleoprotein complex non-core subunit NAF1 yields the protein MDEKLSEENGQTVPTHQEEEEEMEVTVTTQLESVTVTPDNADLSSHTETQPEEKGAVHTDSTAAALSLDSVCKTEDCDDDDEDDDSEDSDSDSSSSSSSSSSSSSSSSSPSAPIFEDDDDEGFSQPAPIKSRDEVLLEELPAVEDLCVSLPENAELQPVGTISSILQQLVIIQSLKDTPPLTDDSIIFNSDRLAVGKVFEVFGPVSSPLYIVRLSSVEQISSKGLTEGLTVYYAPAIKEYTGYILTQQLRLLKGSDASWKNDQEPPEEALDYSDDEKEQEAKRKAKNLKKKRDHNNTDNSANITQSTLLQQQQQQQQQQQQRDNRGFPPRHAGPSVRHQNPRNKQPPFRHTRPPPAHISAPPMYLPPLCPYPPPPPHHFPPPSFALYPPPPPPPSFFNPSFSSPLWPPNSVPFSDLPPPPPPPPPPPPSQ from the exons ATGGATGAAAAACTATCCGAGGAAAATGGACAGACGGTACCAACACaccaggaggaagaggaggagatggaggttACTGTGACAACACAACTAGAGAGTGTTACTGTGACCCCTGACAACGCAGACCTgtcttcacacacagaaacacaaccgGAGGAGAAAGGAGCTGTACATACAgactcaacagcagcagcactttctTTAGACAGTGTGTGTAAGACAGAGGACTGTGATGATGACGACGAAGACGATGACTCAGAGGATTCAGATAG TGAcagctcttcctcttcctcctcatcgtcctcttcctcctcatcctcttcctctccctctgcccccaTATTTGAGGATGACGATGACGAGGGTTTCAGCCAACCAGCCCCCATCAAAAGCAGAGATGAAGTCCTGCTCGAG GAGCTGCCTGCGGTAGAGGACTTGTGTGTATCGTTACCAGAGAATGCAGAACTGCAGCCTGTAGGGACCATCTCCAGTATTCTACAGCAGCTTG TTATCATCCAGTCTCTGAAAGACACGCCCCCTCTGACTGATGACAGCATCATCTTTAATTCTGATAGGTTGGCTGTGGGCAAG gtgtttGAGGTGTTTGGTCCAGTGTCCAGTCCACTGTATATTGTACGTCTGAGCTCTGTGGAGCAGATAAGCAGCAAGGGGCTGACAGAGGGCCTGACTGTTTATTATGCACCGGCAATCAAAGAGTACACAGGATACATCCTCACACAACAGCTTAGACT tttaAAGGGATCAGATGCATCCTGGAAGAACGATCAAGAACCACCAGAAGAG GCTTTAGATTATAGTGATGATGAGAAAGAGCAGGAGGCAAAGAGGAAAGCGAAAAACCTAAAAAAGAAACGGGACCATAATAATACAG ATAATTCTGCCAACATTACCCAGAGCAccttgctgcagcagcagcagcagcagcagcagcagcagcagcagcgtgaTAACAGGGGCTTCCCACCAAGACATGCAGGGCCTTCAGTCAGGCACCAGAACCCAAGGAACAAACAGCCACCATTCAGACACACACGCCCACCACCTGCACACATAAGTGCACCTCCCATGTACCTCCCACCTCTCTGTCCTtaccctcctccacctcctcatcaTTTCCCCCCACCCAGCTTCGCTCTCtacccaccacctcctcctcctccatctttcttcaatccatctttctcttctcctctctggccACCAAACTCTGTCCCCTTCTctgacctccctcctcctcctcctcccccaccgcctcctcctccatctcagtGA